One Bombus fervidus isolate BK054 chromosome 5, iyBomFerv1, whole genome shotgun sequence DNA window includes the following coding sequences:
- the LOC139987818 gene encoding uncharacterized protein, producing MKITYTIVVAFALVSIAEPKSSPKRKERSVTILGPSGYDFLGIEPIFSTDSWSTNSFGPTPWNAAKVPDIPLSQVQVQATHDVALQTLREPPSGTPSVAYPPDVLKAIQQAKEANQNVNRAQHKVAEAKQAAIVQQKVALAKEAAAREAVARSQEISSAAEAEAKSSAKHLVALQQRLASLKDAVAAAQRVAAAREAAAAAAIQRNAAATAAELQKQDVDKQISQSEQEAKEKDIIAAKEEAVANAVRLASLGKSTHHPWGR from the exons ATGAAGATCACCTACACG ATCGTTGTTGCATTCGCATTGGTCAGTATCGCGGAGCCAAAATCGTCAccaaaaagaaaggaaagaagcgTAACTATATTAGGACCATCTGGTTATGACTTTCTTGGAATCGAGCCAATCTTTTCTACCGATTCATGGTCTACGAACAGTTTTGGACCAACTCCCTGGAATGCTGCAAAAGTGCCAGATATTCCCTTATCGCAAGTTCAGGTCCAAGCAACGCATGACGTCGCTCTTCAG ACGTTACGGGAACCGCCTAGTGGCACACCCAGCGTTGCATATCCTCCGGATGTGCTGAAAGCTATTCAACAGGCGAAGGAAGCAAATCAAAATGTAAATCGGGCGCAGCATAAGGTAGCAGAAGCTAAACAAGCTGCCATTGTTCAGCAGAAGGTTGCTCTGGCTAAGGAAGCTGCGGCAAGGGAAGCTGTGGCGAG ATCGCAAGAAATTTCGTCTGCTGCCGAAGCTGAAGCTAAATCGAGCGCAAAACACTTAGTAGCTCTGCAACAAAGATTGGCGTCATTGAAGGATGCGGTTGCAGCTGCACAGCGGGTTGCCGCAGCAAGGGAAGCAGCTGCGGCTGCTGCCATTCAGAGAAACGCTGCTGCGACGGCTGCTGAGTTACAGAAACAGGACGTTGACAAACAGATCAGTCAAAGCGAGCAGGAAGCAAAG GAGAAAGATATAATCGCTGCCAAGGAGGAAGCTGTTGCAAATGCTGTACGACTCGCTTCATTAGGAAAATCGACGCATCATCCTTGGGGTCGTTAA
- the LOC139987345 gene encoding uncharacterized protein isoform X2 yields MFFCLVVLLSLSWPHVIGTGNTHPRDEAAFDQIATASENVAQNAEKPEQKPEFRNQLITSMIDTTVHYENSNGFVPILVSSSPSPSDPFEQPDATSLRKEKESINVTWNNFLNERVNPANTDSTDEQTAPHETEDDNLEDDPVYSTEARIFLNFPNLSANRRSFEYQGDRNNFELLKVRNDTPVVATYTDLYDEALGINENGEEKTSSTLKHKTQGNPRQKVEDYMANYGTIVSENNSEDDSRSYYYSHNLAKDLGKKSRDQEKVDNNYQQQNVLSYDGHGQSAARQNEPAASSLPRLNDEVSVFLKTNAKNDGGSYNFAPSSPQVPKNHKFSHPVVVAESNYKFHQPSSISAFDTDNHQTSRIIDSVSSEVSHRYTMNNRDGRFRSDEDSRDASDEGDYAEYTERPRRVQKSRRRPSNSSKRLPKEHRGNLDSAEQESQGKRHHSSRSKSHRQKVRGNSWTDDDRHQDQDDSYEDARYDGRFSASEMRHVKSQKSNFKPSSSWNQISPNLEISHSSGIEIGQLEKPKLIVPVKVNLVPVANFDHATAIGNSQGFDVSNAILHNIVSATPLNAVSTSAPEISTGENVIGNDVKIRVSTPLPDIIVGQNNFHNSMHANLKPQYVSNTVAPVFAVTPSLNHNLQSISAQDAQGTATSRPAVVTTSNQMSANHMPQLILPQPTFQTISTLMQTPVIGSDYIQVNPHGIHGQNPISHGNLQAQPLPTMPTITPTPQTIPVTKINLITSESQNKKTMLPGTSTNFLASASFAVGHDDQGQTFNGNPYYLENSNSQGVKPQVQDSLYQQSLKNINVAPKTKTYLQTTHLLPAVFNPMPTFTTLSASTPQIFSEQQNIQGTNFLLQQSRDQGQQYLRQNTGFDNSASTLKNIKLPSLAYQMIDNTASHSTDNINTLNASPSVSGIIGNAHLPHVGARNVEIVNPNIKPNPIDTTIINSYESMNYPTAVLTTSIPMFSTTSFVTAKPAILSTTESTNVQNVMNAFTDVGSNNNQGIGNDLKAYQSQDKPMFNPINFVPNMDVVKNQNALNNKLHANEPLQQNLNLVPLLPGDLKTYAEQMFKESLKTIYNSQKWNNDRKPGNNRNNATDLSDIAKLKNELQRLKASLFDSRQNKDQLEAHHSETKVRTTELSGKKPDEMIAALEQMLKKNPKNSLRSSYGNNKPYRQRRPQDQDKYNFGSNNDFKDTKHVRDFLTPPQLNSHRTKSHLRGKPGKKRPGPNRFNNHNHNHKHNHHHGPRSHSRSNLSHKSANIDSSGSNIDSVHTDGSPKHDNTQDSKQFRKGSPFDSHASPSTLSRDTINFPKASKQHKDGKENAYNHPKVHNFLGLLMKNKQLPNGATANYFRDKNQLNKFFENEKMRTQQQFYDDTLRDYYQKVTDGMLYSNLGQTDPSARRSLSEKRTV; encoded by the exons ATGTTCTTTTGTCTC GTTGTACTCTTGTCTTTGAGCTGGCCGCACGTAATAGGAACAGGAAACACGCACCCACGGGATGAAGCGGCGTTTGATCAGATTGCAACTGCGTCGGAGAACGTGGCGCAAAATGCGGAGAAGCCAGAACAGAAACCGGAGTTTCGAAACCAGCTGATAACATCCATGATAGATACCACCGTGCactatgaaaattcaaatggGTTTGTACCTATATTAGTATCTTCATCGCCATCACCGTCTGATCCATTCGAGCAACCAGATGCCACGTCGttgagaaaagagaaagaatcgaTTAACGTTACTTGGAATAACTTCCTAAACGAGCGAGTAAATCCGGCCAATACCGATAGCACCGACGAACAGACGGCTCCACATGAAACGGAGGACGATAACCTCGAGGACGATCCTGTTTATTCCACGGAAGCGAggatatttttaaactttccTAACTTGAGCGCAAATCGTAGATCGTTCGAGTATCAAGGCGATCGAAACAATTTCGAGCTGCTTAAAGTTAGGAACGACACACCGGTGGTTGCCACTTATACAGATTTATACGACGAAGCGTTGGGTATCAACGAAAACGGAGAAGAAAAAACGTCATCTACGTTGAAACATAAAACTCAAGGGAACCCAAGGCAGAAAGTGGAAGATTATATGGCAAATTATGGAACAATCGTGTCCGAAAATAACAGCGAAGATGATTCGCGTAGTTATTACTATTCTCATAATTTAGCGAAGGATCTAGGGAAGAAGAGTCGCGATCAAGAGAAAGTCGACAACAATTATCAACAGCAGAATGTTCTCAGTTATGACGGTCACGGACAAAGCGCAGCTAGACAAAACGAGCCAGCTGCGTCGTCCTTGCCAAGGCTGAACGACGAGGTTAGTGTCTTTTTGAAGACCAACGCAAAGAACGACGGTGGTTCTTACAACTTCGCGCCTTCGTCCCCTCAAGTTCCGAAGAATCACAAATTTTCCCACCCTGTCGTGGTTGCTGAAtctaattacaaatttcatcAGCCGTCCAGTATATCCGCTTTCGATACCGATAATCACCAAACTTCGAGGATAATCGATTCGGTGAGCTCCGAAGTGTCGCATCGTTACACGATGAACAACAGAGATGGAAGATTTCGAAGCGACGAGGACTCGAGAGACGCGTCGGACGAAGGTGATTACGCGGAGTACACGGAGAGGCCTAGAAGAGTTCAGAAGAGCAGAAGACGACCTAGCAACAGCTCGAAGCGGCTCCCGAAAGAACATCGAGGGAATCTCGATAGCGCGGAGCAGGAAAGCCAGGGTAAGAGGCATCACTCGTCGAGATCGAAGTCGCATCGTCAGAAAGTAAGGGGTAATTCATGGACAGACGACGATCGGCATCAAGATCAAGACGATAGCTACGAAGACGCGAGGTACGATGGTAGATTTTCGGCCTCGGAAATGAGGCACGTAAAATCGCAAAAGTCTAATTTCAAGCCGAGCAGTAGCTGGAACCAGATCTCTCCGAACCTTGAGATTTCTCACTCGAGTGGTATTGAAATCGGCCAACTTGAGAAACCGAAACTCATCGTACCGGTCAAAGTGAACTTGGTACCGGTGGCAAACTTTGATCACGCAACAGCGATCGGTAACAGTCAAGGCTTCGACGTCTCTAATGCAATCTTGCACAATATCGTTTCAGCCACGCCACTTAACGCGGTAAGCACGTCCGCTCCTGAGATAAGCACCGGCGAGAATGTGATCGGTAACGATGTAAAGATAAGAGTATCCACGCCCCTGCCAGATATTATCGTTGGCCAGAATAACTTCCACAATTCGATGCACGCGAACCTTAAACCCCAATACGTATCGAATACAGTCGCTCCAGTTTTTGCGGTTACTCCGAGCTTAAACCATAACTTGCAGAGCATCTCGGCTCAAGATGCTCAAGGCACGGCTACATCTCGGCCAGCAGTCGTCACTACTTCGAATCAAATGTCGGCGAACCACATGCCGCAGCTAATACTCCCGCAGCCAACTTTTCAGACTATCTCAACGTTGATGCAGACGCCGGTCATCGGCTCGGATTATATTCAGGTGAATCCTCACGGGATACACGGCCAAAATCCTATTAGTCACGGTAATTTGCAGGCGCAGCCGCTTCCAACGATGCCCACGATTACACCGACGCCACAGACTATACCAGTCACGAAGATCAACTTAATAACTTCTGAATCGCAGAACAAGAAGACCATGCTTCCCGGTACAAGCACGAATTTCTTGGCCTCGGCGAGCTTTGCTGTCGGCCATGACGATCAAGGGCAAACATTCAATGGTAATCCTTATTATTTGGAGAATTCCAATTCTCAAGGAGTGAAGCCTCAGGTACAGGACAGTCTATATCAACAGTCGTTGAAAAACATTAACGTAGCGCCGAAAACGAAAACCTATCTCCAAACGACGCATTTGCTACCAGCGGTCTTCAATCCTATGCCAACGTTCACTACGTTATCGGCGAGTACTCCGCAAATATTTTCGGAACAGCAGAACATTCAAGGAACGAATTTCCTGTTGCAACAATCTCGAGATCAGGGCCAGCAATACTTGAGACAAAATACCGGTTTCGATAACAGCGCGTCAACGTTGAAAAACATCAAGCTTCCGTCCCTCGCGTATCAAATGATCGATAACACGGCTAGTCATAGTACcgataatattaatacgttaaatGCATCACCAAGTGTTTCAGGAATCATCGGGAATGCCCATTTACCGCACGTTGGCGCGAGAAACGTCGAAATTGTCAATCCGAATATCAAACCGAATCCGATAGATACCACGATCATAAATTCCTACGAGTCGATGAATTATCCGACTGCTGTTTTAACCACCTCAATTCCTATGTTCTCCACAACCAGCTTCGTTACGGCTAAACCAGCCATATTGTCGACTACCGAATCCACGAACGTGCAGAATGTGATGAATGCATTTACGGATGTAGGCTCGAACAATAATCAAGGCATCGGCAACGATCTGAAGGCGTACCAGTCACAGGACAAACCTATGTTTAATCCGATCAATTTCGTTCCAAACATGGATGTcgtaaaaaatcaaaatgcGTTGAACAACAAACTGCACGCCAATGAACCACTTCAACAAAATCTGAACCTAGTCCCATTGCTGCCTGGAG ATCTGAAGACCTACGCGGAGCAAATGTTCAAGGAATCTCTGAAGACTATTTATAATTCTCAGAAGTGGAACAACGATCGAAAGCCTGGGAACAATCGTAATAACGCTACTGACTTGTCAGACATCGCGAAACTGAAGAACGAGCTGCAACGATTGAAAGCTTCGCTGTTCGATTCTAGGCAAAACAAAGATCAACTGGAAGCGCATCATAGCGAAACAAAGGTACGAACAACCGAATTATCTGGTAAGAAGCCGGACGAGATGATAGCCGCGTTGGAACAAATGCTGAAGAAAAATCCAAAGAATTCTTTGCGTTCCTCCTATGGAAATAACAAACCGTATCGACAACGCAGACCTCAAGATCaagacaaatataattttggatCGAACAATGACTTTAAAGATACGAAACATGTCAGAGATTTCCTGACACCACCGCAGTTAAATTCGCATCGTACAAAAAGTCATTTACGTGGAAAGCCAGGGAAAAAGAGACCGGGACCAAACAGATTCAATAACCATAATCATAATCATAAACATAATCATCATCATGGGCCAAGGTCACATTCTAGAAGTAATTTGTCCCATAAATCGGCAAATATTGACTCTTCCGGATCAAATATCGATTCGGTTCACACCGATGGCTCGCCGAAACACGACAACACGCAAGATTCGAAGCAATTCAGAAAAGGCTCCCCTTTTGATTCACACGCCTCGCCCTCCACGTTGTCTCGTGATACAATAAATTTCCCTAAAGCGTCCAAACAGCACAAAGATGGTAAAGAGAACGCTTATAATCATCCTAAGGTGCATAATTTCCTTGGTTTATTGATGAAAAACAAACAGTTACCCAACGGAGCCACGGCAAACTACTTTCGCGATAAAAATCagttgaataaatttttcgaaaatgaaaaaatgcgAACGCAGCAGCAATTTTACGATGATACTTTGAGGGATTATTATCAAAAAGTGACCGATGGTATGTTGTATTCCAATTTGGGGCAGACCGATCCAAGCGCTCGAAGATCTTTGTCGGAAAAGAGAACCGTTTAA
- the LOC139987345 gene encoding uncharacterized protein isoform X1 codes for MFFCLVVLLSLSWPHVIGTGNTHPRDEAAFDQIATASENVAQNAEKPEQKPEFRNQLITSMIDTTVHYENSNGFVPILVSSSPSPSDPFEQPDATSLRKEKESINVTWNNFLNERVNPANTDSTDEQTAPHETEDDNLEDDPVYSTEARIFLNFPNLSANRRSFEYQGDRNNFELLKVRNDTPVVATYTDLYDEALGINENGEEKTSSTLKHKTQGNPRQKVEDYMANYGTIVSENNSEDDSRSYYYSHNLAKDLGKKSRDQEKVDNNYQQQNVLSYDGHGQSAARQNEPAASSLPRLNDEVSVFLKTNAKNDGGSYNFAPSSPQVPKNHKFSHPVVVAESNYKFHQPSSISAFDTDNHQTSRIIDSVSSEVSHRYTMNNRDGRFRSDEDSRDASDEGDYAEYTERPRRVQKSRRRPSNSSKRLPKEHRGNLDSAEQESQGKRHHSSRSKSHRQKVRGNSWTDDDRHQDQDDSYEDARYDGRFSASEMRHVKSQKSNFKPSSSWNQISPNLEISHSSGIEIGQLEKPKLIVPVKVNLVPVANFDHATAIGNSQGFDVSNAILHNIVSATPLNAVSTSAPEISTGENVIGNDVKIRVSTPLPDIIVGQNNFHNSMHANLKPQYVSNTVAPVFAVTPSLNHNLQSISAQDAQGTATSRPAVVTTSNQMSANHMPQLILPQPTFQTISTLMQTPVIGSDYIQVNPHGIHGQNPISHGNLQAQPLPTMPTITPTPQTIPVTKINLITSESQNKKTMLPGTSTNFLASASFAVGHDDQGQTFNGNPYYLENSNSQGVKPQVQDSLYQQSLKNINVAPKTKTYLQTTHLLPAVFNPMPTFTTLSASTPQIFSEQQNIQGTNFLLQQSRDQGQQYLRQNTGFDNSASTLKNIKLPSLAYQMIDNTASHSTDNINTLNASPSVSGIIGNAHLPHVGARNVEIVNPNIKPNPIDTTIINSYESMNYPTAVLTTSIPMFSTTSFVTAKPAILSTTESTNVQNVMNAFTDVGSNNNQGIGNDLKAYQSQDKPMFNPINFVPNMDVVKNQNALNNKLHANEPLQQNLNLVPLLPGGNFFKPSFSAQSELLVKPKLTLDLKTYAEQMFKESLKTIYNSQKWNNDRKPGNNRNNATDLSDIAKLKNELQRLKASLFDSRQNKDQLEAHHSETKVRTTELSGKKPDEMIAALEQMLKKNPKNSLRSSYGNNKPYRQRRPQDQDKYNFGSNNDFKDTKHVRDFLTPPQLNSHRTKSHLRGKPGKKRPGPNRFNNHNHNHKHNHHHGPRSHSRSNLSHKSANIDSSGSNIDSVHTDGSPKHDNTQDSKQFRKGSPFDSHASPSTLSRDTINFPKASKQHKDGKENAYNHPKVHNFLGLLMKNKQLPNGATANYFRDKNQLNKFFENEKMRTQQQFYDDTLRDYYQKVTDGMLYSNLGQTDPSARRSLSEKRTV; via the exons ATGTTCTTTTGTCTC GTTGTACTCTTGTCTTTGAGCTGGCCGCACGTAATAGGAACAGGAAACACGCACCCACGGGATGAAGCGGCGTTTGATCAGATTGCAACTGCGTCGGAGAACGTGGCGCAAAATGCGGAGAAGCCAGAACAGAAACCGGAGTTTCGAAACCAGCTGATAACATCCATGATAGATACCACCGTGCactatgaaaattcaaatggGTTTGTACCTATATTAGTATCTTCATCGCCATCACCGTCTGATCCATTCGAGCAACCAGATGCCACGTCGttgagaaaagagaaagaatcgaTTAACGTTACTTGGAATAACTTCCTAAACGAGCGAGTAAATCCGGCCAATACCGATAGCACCGACGAACAGACGGCTCCACATGAAACGGAGGACGATAACCTCGAGGACGATCCTGTTTATTCCACGGAAGCGAggatatttttaaactttccTAACTTGAGCGCAAATCGTAGATCGTTCGAGTATCAAGGCGATCGAAACAATTTCGAGCTGCTTAAAGTTAGGAACGACACACCGGTGGTTGCCACTTATACAGATTTATACGACGAAGCGTTGGGTATCAACGAAAACGGAGAAGAAAAAACGTCATCTACGTTGAAACATAAAACTCAAGGGAACCCAAGGCAGAAAGTGGAAGATTATATGGCAAATTATGGAACAATCGTGTCCGAAAATAACAGCGAAGATGATTCGCGTAGTTATTACTATTCTCATAATTTAGCGAAGGATCTAGGGAAGAAGAGTCGCGATCAAGAGAAAGTCGACAACAATTATCAACAGCAGAATGTTCTCAGTTATGACGGTCACGGACAAAGCGCAGCTAGACAAAACGAGCCAGCTGCGTCGTCCTTGCCAAGGCTGAACGACGAGGTTAGTGTCTTTTTGAAGACCAACGCAAAGAACGACGGTGGTTCTTACAACTTCGCGCCTTCGTCCCCTCAAGTTCCGAAGAATCACAAATTTTCCCACCCTGTCGTGGTTGCTGAAtctaattacaaatttcatcAGCCGTCCAGTATATCCGCTTTCGATACCGATAATCACCAAACTTCGAGGATAATCGATTCGGTGAGCTCCGAAGTGTCGCATCGTTACACGATGAACAACAGAGATGGAAGATTTCGAAGCGACGAGGACTCGAGAGACGCGTCGGACGAAGGTGATTACGCGGAGTACACGGAGAGGCCTAGAAGAGTTCAGAAGAGCAGAAGACGACCTAGCAACAGCTCGAAGCGGCTCCCGAAAGAACATCGAGGGAATCTCGATAGCGCGGAGCAGGAAAGCCAGGGTAAGAGGCATCACTCGTCGAGATCGAAGTCGCATCGTCAGAAAGTAAGGGGTAATTCATGGACAGACGACGATCGGCATCAAGATCAAGACGATAGCTACGAAGACGCGAGGTACGATGGTAGATTTTCGGCCTCGGAAATGAGGCACGTAAAATCGCAAAAGTCTAATTTCAAGCCGAGCAGTAGCTGGAACCAGATCTCTCCGAACCTTGAGATTTCTCACTCGAGTGGTATTGAAATCGGCCAACTTGAGAAACCGAAACTCATCGTACCGGTCAAAGTGAACTTGGTACCGGTGGCAAACTTTGATCACGCAACAGCGATCGGTAACAGTCAAGGCTTCGACGTCTCTAATGCAATCTTGCACAATATCGTTTCAGCCACGCCACTTAACGCGGTAAGCACGTCCGCTCCTGAGATAAGCACCGGCGAGAATGTGATCGGTAACGATGTAAAGATAAGAGTATCCACGCCCCTGCCAGATATTATCGTTGGCCAGAATAACTTCCACAATTCGATGCACGCGAACCTTAAACCCCAATACGTATCGAATACAGTCGCTCCAGTTTTTGCGGTTACTCCGAGCTTAAACCATAACTTGCAGAGCATCTCGGCTCAAGATGCTCAAGGCACGGCTACATCTCGGCCAGCAGTCGTCACTACTTCGAATCAAATGTCGGCGAACCACATGCCGCAGCTAATACTCCCGCAGCCAACTTTTCAGACTATCTCAACGTTGATGCAGACGCCGGTCATCGGCTCGGATTATATTCAGGTGAATCCTCACGGGATACACGGCCAAAATCCTATTAGTCACGGTAATTTGCAGGCGCAGCCGCTTCCAACGATGCCCACGATTACACCGACGCCACAGACTATACCAGTCACGAAGATCAACTTAATAACTTCTGAATCGCAGAACAAGAAGACCATGCTTCCCGGTACAAGCACGAATTTCTTGGCCTCGGCGAGCTTTGCTGTCGGCCATGACGATCAAGGGCAAACATTCAATGGTAATCCTTATTATTTGGAGAATTCCAATTCTCAAGGAGTGAAGCCTCAGGTACAGGACAGTCTATATCAACAGTCGTTGAAAAACATTAACGTAGCGCCGAAAACGAAAACCTATCTCCAAACGACGCATTTGCTACCAGCGGTCTTCAATCCTATGCCAACGTTCACTACGTTATCGGCGAGTACTCCGCAAATATTTTCGGAACAGCAGAACATTCAAGGAACGAATTTCCTGTTGCAACAATCTCGAGATCAGGGCCAGCAATACTTGAGACAAAATACCGGTTTCGATAACAGCGCGTCAACGTTGAAAAACATCAAGCTTCCGTCCCTCGCGTATCAAATGATCGATAACACGGCTAGTCATAGTACcgataatattaatacgttaaatGCATCACCAAGTGTTTCAGGAATCATCGGGAATGCCCATTTACCGCACGTTGGCGCGAGAAACGTCGAAATTGTCAATCCGAATATCAAACCGAATCCGATAGATACCACGATCATAAATTCCTACGAGTCGATGAATTATCCGACTGCTGTTTTAACCACCTCAATTCCTATGTTCTCCACAACCAGCTTCGTTACGGCTAAACCAGCCATATTGTCGACTACCGAATCCACGAACGTGCAGAATGTGATGAATGCATTTACGGATGTAGGCTCGAACAATAATCAAGGCATCGGCAACGATCTGAAGGCGTACCAGTCACAGGACAAACCTATGTTTAATCCGATCAATTTCGTTCCAAACATGGATGTcgtaaaaaatcaaaatgcGTTGAACAACAAACTGCACGCCAATGAACCACTTCAACAAAATCTGAACCTAGTCCCATTGCTGCCTGGAGGTAATTTCTTTAAACCTTCTTTTTCTGCGCAAAGCGAACTCTTGGTAAAACCGAAATTAACTTTAGATCTGAAGACCTACGCGGAGCAAATGTTCAAGGAATCTCTGAAGACTATTTATAATTCTCAGAAGTGGAACAACGATCGAAAGCCTGGGAACAATCGTAATAACGCTACTGACTTGTCAGACATCGCGAAACTGAAGAACGAGCTGCAACGATTGAAAGCTTCGCTGTTCGATTCTAGGCAAAACAAAGATCAACTGGAAGCGCATCATAGCGAAACAAAGGTACGAACAACCGAATTATCTGGTAAGAAGCCGGACGAGATGATAGCCGCGTTGGAACAAATGCTGAAGAAAAATCCAAAGAATTCTTTGCGTTCCTCCTATGGAAATAACAAACCGTATCGACAACGCAGACCTCAAGATCaagacaaatataattttggatCGAACAATGACTTTAAAGATACGAAACATGTCAGAGATTTCCTGACACCACCGCAGTTAAATTCGCATCGTACAAAAAGTCATTTACGTGGAAAGCCAGGGAAAAAGAGACCGGGACCAAACAGATTCAATAACCATAATCATAATCATAAACATAATCATCATCATGGGCCAAGGTCACATTCTAGAAGTAATTTGTCCCATAAATCGGCAAATATTGACTCTTCCGGATCAAATATCGATTCGGTTCACACCGATGGCTCGCCGAAACACGACAACACGCAAGATTCGAAGCAATTCAGAAAAGGCTCCCCTTTTGATTCACACGCCTCGCCCTCCACGTTGTCTCGTGATACAATAAATTTCCCTAAAGCGTCCAAACAGCACAAAGATGGTAAAGAGAACGCTTATAATCATCCTAAGGTGCATAATTTCCTTGGTTTATTGATGAAAAACAAACAGTTACCCAACGGAGCCACGGCAAACTACTTTCGCGATAAAAATCagttgaataaatttttcgaaaatgaaaaaatgcgAACGCAGCAGCAATTTTACGATGATACTTTGAGGGATTATTATCAAAAAGTGACCGATGGTATGTTGTATTCCAATTTGGGGCAGACCGATCCAAGCGCTCGAAGATCTTTGTCGGAAAAGAGAACCGTTTAA
- the LOC139987238 gene encoding uncharacterized protein codes for MLVIFTALIVSTLNSATGVEHQFLSSSYARSKRGVVETGQNVLQDYKSHQIQSIGSNMRSIGPSNAKSPSHYKNVQIVKESPLVGGSIPLAYSDTFKQSSPYVTSPLSVYSFESRNNERLLPYSDNLFTMSTGYKTTGDNFSKPLKQTGTHRQPKFNQNAATDTNLQVPVYKTDYLLPKISESQSYAPMFQNMEKASLPMLQVQKSGELPRYLSNTQSQPLVLNPVDQQFNFAVRTPKLNSVQLSTPFLPPLSSFQGQVVPISTVDNNAQFPQYKGAAVDVYPTVSSFSPMAYQPIQPQSRLHFAHDNVQRVQSVDNVRHATPAQEIRSDVEIIDKKKPAPPPKTDDDEDNDEDYVPREKQYGTNSEEDDDYESRSEKYFKAPATEGNFKPSTSFPFKQYDEKFGKYSSQNRNAEGDKKPKYQDYSSSNDEDDDEQAPSAKYNSDRAPSKSFYSRQEDEENDDRQKTEETSDNANASKYLDKNTDEEFETLYRKKLPRQEYIHLKEVPEVEYGSSSSRGNGNDYEDPSGEGSFRNFRYFKNFHDFKDSEGFNSDIVKSFSLLPETTHGGSFGYKIPKRNAAS; via the exons ATGTTG GTAATTTTTACCGCTTTGATCGTATCGACGCTGAATTCGGCTACAGGAGTAGAACATCAATTTTTGTCTTCAAGCTACGCGAGATCAAAAAGAGGGGTCGTCGAAACTGGTCAGAATGTTCTTCAAGATTATAAATCTCATCAAATTCAATCGATCGGGTCAAATATGCGAAGCATTGGACCGAGTAATGCAAAATCTCCATCGCATTATAAAAACGTTCAAATTGTGAAAGAATCTCCGTTAGTCGGAGGTAGCATTCCATTGGCGTACAGCGATACCTTTAAACAATCATCGCCGTATGTTACGTCGCCGTTGTCCGTTTATTCCTTCGAATCTCGAAACAACGAACGATTATTGCCATATtctgataatttatttaccaTGTCAACTGGCTATAAAACTACGGGTGACAATTTTTCTAAACCGCTGAAACAAACCGGTACGCACCGCCAACCAAAGTTTAACCAAAATGCAGCAACAG ATACAAATCTCCAAGTTCCCGTGTATAAGACTGATTATCTGTTGCCAAAAATCTCAGAATCGCAGAGTTACGCGCCTATGTTCCAAAACATGGAGAAAGCTTCGTTGCCGATGCTTCAAGTACAAAAGAGTGGAGAGTTACCTCGGTACTTGTCCAATACGCAAAGCCAACCACTCGTGTTGAACCCTGTGGATCAACAGTTCAATTTCGCAGTCAGAACGCCGAAGCTAAACAGCGTGCAACTGAGTACACCTTTCCTGCCGCCGCTTTCCAGTTTTCAGGGTCAAGTGGTGCCAATTTCCACCGTAGATAACAACGCGCAATTTCCGCAATACAAAGGCGCTGCGGTAGACGTATACCCAACTGTCAGTAGCTTCTCACCGATGGCTTATCAGCCTATCCAACCTCAGTCGCGATTGCATTTTGCACACGATAACGTTCAACGTGTGCAATCTGTCGACAATGTACGCCATGCTACGCCAGCGCAAGAAATTCGATCTGACGTGGAGATCATTGACAAAAAGAAACCTGCGCCTCCGCCTAAAACCGACGACGACGAGGATAACGACGAAG ATTATGTACCTCGTGAGAAACAATACGGAACAAATTcagaggaagacgacgactaCGAATCTAGATCTGAAAAATACTTTAAGGCGCCAGCAACGGAAGGTAACTTTAAGCCATCGACCTCGTTTCCCTTCAAGCAATACGACGAAAAATTTGGCAAATATTCGAGTCAGAATCGTAACGCAGAAGGTGATAAGAAGCCCAAATATCAAGATTATTCTTCGTCGAACGACGAGGATGACGACGAGCAAGCGCCATCAGCTAAATATAACTCGGATCGCGCGCCATCAAAAAGTTTTTACAGTAGGCAAGAGGATGAAGAAAACGATGATAGACAAAAGACCGAAGAAACGTCCGATAATGCGAACGCATCTAAATACCTTGACAAGAACACCGACGAAGAGTTTGAAACATTGTACAGAAAGAAATTACCAAGACAAG AGTACATCCATCTGAAAGAAGTTCCAGAAGTGGAATATGGATCGAGCTCATCGAGAGGAAACGGAAATGATTACGAGGATCCTTCGGGCGAAGGAAGTTTTAGGAATTTTAggtatttcaaaaatttccacGATTTCAAAGATTCTGAAGGATTTAATTCTGATATTGTAAAAAGCTTCAGCTTGCTGCCCGAAACGACGCACGGAGGATCTTTTGGTTACAAAATACCTAAAAGAAACGCGGCATCTTAA